In Paenibacillus sp. FSL R7-0345, a single window of DNA contains:
- the hfq gene encoding RNA chaperone Hfq yields the protein MNKSINIQDTFLNQLRKENIPATVYLTNGFQIRGIIKAFDNFTIVIDSDGRQQMVYKHAISTFTPQRSVSLMQDSGSDE from the coding sequence ATGAACAAGTCCATTAACATCCAAGATACGTTCTTGAACCAGCTGCGTAAAGAGAATATCCCTGCTACAGTATATTTGACCAACGGCTTTCAGATCCGGGGAATTATCAAGGCCTTTGATAATTTCACAATTGTGATCGACAGTGACGGGCGCCAGCAGATGGTGTACAAGCATGCAATCTCGACCTTCACGCCGCAGCGCAGTGTCTCACTGATGCAGGACAGCGGAAGCGACGAGTAA
- the mutS gene encoding DNA mismatch repair protein MutS: MAKYTPMMEQYLKVKEGAKDAFLFFRLGDFYEMFFDDAILASKELEITLTGRQGGGEEKIPMCGVPYHAAEGYIQRLIEKGYKVAICEQLDDPAVTKGMVRRDIVRVVTPGTVMDGKIISDKSNNYLVCVTEDDGMTALSACDLTTGELYVTSVLSSAEWLRDEIGIYEPAEIIGDAKLLEQLRSEASLLAKPVVYTPWDKRDEESARRQFGEAAWVRLEKERGSCLALLISYLSETQRRSLGQLSQISPYEPGNYMILDPFTRRNLELTETVRERSKKGSLLWLLDRTETSMGGRLLRRRIDKPLLQRAPIERRLEAVDYLYNQFIVREDLRGALKEIYDLERLVGRIAFGSANGRDMNALKLSLQQIPALKEMCLASGSTTLREIAGSMDVCAELCDDIDQAIVDDPPVSVRDGNIIRTGYHERLDELRVASTSGKQWLAELEAKERAATGVKSLKIGFNKVFGYYIEVTRSNLSSLPEGRYERKQTLANAERFVTPELKEKEALILEAEDKMTDIEYSLFIELRDRIAAQIPRLQALAEKVAEIDVYQCLAAVSAEHRFVKPKLSDGYDLRLEGGRHPVVEAVLKDSAFMANGSTLTRDEGNILLITGPNMAGKSTYMRQVALICILAQIGCFVPASSAEVPLIDRIFTRIGAADDLIGGQSTFMVEMADIQVMTEKATARSLIIIDELGRGTSTSEGMAIAQAVIEYVHDTIACKALVSTHFHELAHLEESLKGLRNYSMAVQESGDKVNFLRKLVPGAADSSYGIYCARLAGLPEGIIDRAYGLLQSIEQAASPGSAALNYGTGGEGGGSGSELRESPQPAGQPDNGQAVHVQQPQSPGLSHPAAASFLSEGTAYAESAVSLAASEEDANQEVVQLSIFGEEEPRKGRKGAAEAAAAAPAVKENPVLKELVAAVQGADLMNMTPLQAMGLLNELKQKAKGL, encoded by the coding sequence ATGGCTAAATATACGCCGATGATGGAGCAGTACCTGAAGGTAAAGGAAGGAGCGAAGGATGCTTTCCTTTTTTTCAGGCTGGGTGATTTTTACGAGATGTTCTTTGACGATGCGATCCTCGCCTCGAAGGAGCTTGAGATAACATTAACCGGCCGGCAGGGCGGGGGCGAAGAGAAAATTCCGATGTGCGGAGTGCCCTATCATGCGGCCGAAGGTTACATACAGCGTCTGATTGAAAAAGGGTACAAGGTCGCCATCTGCGAGCAGCTCGATGACCCGGCTGTGACCAAAGGCATGGTGCGGCGTGATATCGTCCGTGTGGTTACCCCTGGTACCGTCATGGACGGCAAGATCATTTCGGATAAAAGCAATAACTATCTCGTCTGCGTTACGGAAGATGACGGGATGACCGCGCTCTCGGCCTGCGACCTTACGACAGGTGAGCTGTACGTCACCTCTGTGCTGTCCAGTGCGGAATGGCTGCGCGATGAGATCGGCATTTATGAGCCGGCGGAAATTATCGGGGATGCGAAGCTGCTGGAACAGCTGCGCAGTGAGGCTTCGCTGCTGGCCAAGCCGGTTGTATATACCCCTTGGGATAAAAGAGATGAGGAATCGGCCCGCCGCCAGTTCGGCGAAGCAGCCTGGGTAAGGCTGGAGAAAGAACGGGGCAGCTGTCTTGCGCTCCTGATCTCTTATTTAAGTGAAACACAGCGCCGTTCCCTTGGACAGCTTAGCCAGATTTCACCGTATGAGCCGGGTAATTACATGATTCTCGACCCGTTCACCCGCCGCAATCTGGAGCTGACCGAGACAGTGCGCGAACGCTCCAAAAAAGGCTCGCTGCTCTGGCTGCTCGACCGCACCGAAACCTCGATGGGCGGCCGACTGCTGCGCCGCAGAATCGACAAGCCCCTGCTGCAGCGCGCTCCGATTGAACGGCGGCTTGAGGCTGTCGACTACCTGTACAACCAGTTCATTGTCCGCGAGGATCTGCGCGGTGCGCTCAAAGAAATTTACGACCTGGAGCGGCTGGTCGGACGGATTGCCTTCGGCAGCGCCAACGGCCGCGACATGAACGCCCTGAAGCTGTCCCTGCAGCAGATTCCGGCGCTGAAGGAGATGTGTCTGGCGTCCGGCTCCACAACACTGCGGGAAATCGCCGGTTCTATGGATGTGTGCGCCGAGCTGTGCGACGATATTGATCAAGCGATTGTGGATGATCCGCCGGTATCGGTACGCGACGGCAATATTATCCGCACGGGTTACCATGAACGGCTGGATGAGCTGCGTGTGGCCAGTACGAGCGGCAAGCAGTGGCTGGCGGAGCTCGAAGCGAAGGAGCGTGCCGCCACAGGCGTCAAGTCACTGAAAATCGGCTTCAACAAAGTATTCGGCTATTATATAGAAGTCACCCGTTCGAACCTGTCCTCTTTGCCGGAAGGCCGGTATGAACGCAAGCAGACGCTGGCGAATGCCGAGCGTTTTGTTACGCCGGAGCTGAAAGAGAAGGAAGCCCTGATTCTTGAAGCCGAGGACAAAATGACAGATATCGAGTACAGCCTCTTTATCGAGCTGCGCGACCGGATTGCTGCCCAGATTCCCCGCCTGCAGGCATTGGCTGAGAAAGTAGCGGAAATAGATGTGTACCAGTGCCTCGCTGCCGTCAGCGCCGAGCACCGGTTCGTCAAGCCGAAGCTGTCTGACGGCTATGACCTGCGGCTGGAAGGCGGGCGCCATCCGGTGGTAGAGGCCGTGCTGAAGGACTCCGCCTTCATGGCTAACGGCAGCACACTCACCAGGGATGAGGGCAATATTCTGCTGATTACCGGACCCAATATGGCTGGTAAAAGCACCTACATGCGCCAGGTGGCTTTGATTTGCATTTTGGCGCAAATCGGCTGCTTTGTTCCGGCGTCGAGTGCAGAGGTGCCGCTGATTGACCGGATTTTCACACGGATCGGCGCAGCGGATGACCTGATCGGCGGGCAAAGCACCTTTATGGTGGAAATGGCCGACATCCAGGTCATGACGGAAAAAGCGACTGCCCGCAGTCTGATTATTATTGACGAGCTGGGCCGGGGAACCTCGACCAGCGAGGGGATGGCCATCGCCCAGGCGGTTATTGAGTATGTGCATGATACGATTGCCTGTAAAGCGCTGGTCTCCACACATTTCCATGAGCTGGCCCACCTGGAGGAGAGCCTGAAGGGTCTGCGCAACTATTCCATGGCTGTCCAGGAGAGCGGAGACAAGGTCAATTTCCTGCGCAAGCTGGTGCCGGGAGCTGCTGACAGCAGCTACGGCATTTATTGCGCCCGGCTGGCCGGTTTGCCGGAAGGCATCATTGACCGTGCCTACGGGTTGCTTCAAAGCATTGAACAGGCCGCGTCTCCTGGCAGTGCAGCGCTGAATTACGGCACCGGCGGTGAAGGCGGCGGCTCTGGCAGTGAGCTCAGAGAGAGCCCGCAGCCAGCCGGCCAGCCGGATAATGGACAGGCTGTGCATGTGCAGCAGCCTCAGTCTCCAGGCCTTTCACATCCGGCAGCGGCTTCCTTCCTGTCTGAAGGTACTGCCTATGCCGAGTCAGCGGTCTCGCTGGCTGCTTCTGAAGAAGATGCTAACCAGGAAGTGGTCCAGCTGTCGATCTTCGGGGAAGAGGAGCCGCGCAAAGGCCGCAAGGGCGCTGCAGAAGCGGCAGCTGCCGCACCGGCAGTGAAGGAGAATCCTGTCCTGAAGGAGCTGGTTGCTGCTGTACAGGGCGCAGATCTGATGAATATGACTCCGCTGCAGGCAATGGGTCTGCTGAATGAGCTGAAACAGAAGGCAAAGGGACTATGA
- the mutL gene encoding DNA mismatch repair endonuclease MutL, with amino-acid sequence MAKIHVLDEHIANQIAAGEVVERPASVVKELVENAIDAGSTRIEVTVEEGGLQSIRVKDNGSGIEAEDCETAFYRHATSKIASGRDLFQITSLGFRGEALPSIAAVSKVTLLTASGDDGKGRQLAIEGGRLITNEDQPAGKGSDMAVRELFYNTPARLKYMKSIQTELGHISDAMYRMALAHPDISFTLHHNGNQLLHTLGNGDLLQVIAAVYGTSAAKAMLPVSAEDPDYKISGYISRPEWTRSNRNAVTTIVGGRYIRSNGLNAAILRAYHTLLPINRYPLLVLKLEMHPSLVDVNVHPAKLEVRFSKENELYTFVEQELRKVLLGQDLIPRPGRETVGGKGSSSFIQEQFAFSKGTAPAGQAESAAAAQPSTGGAPAAQPPGLSGGSYVPPAGPGSGAPLFSGSPANPARHSGGSESRLPAPGGGTDQLAAQPGQSPAFQPQARESAAVYSGSFPQAAARPRSEGGGSYRQPPAAMPARGSLPSAEELYAPSGNADHGLPQFPELNYIGQHHGTYIIAQNDSGLYLIDQHAAHERINYEYYYEKFGRPEDASQELLLPITMEFTPSESRQLSERLHWFEKAGVYLEHFGGQTFLVRSLPYWFPEGDEKALVEEMAEWVLSERSIDLAKLREKSSILCSCKASIKANQKLTEPEVDALLSRLAACKQPYTCPHGRPIVVSFSAYDLEKLFKRVM; translated from the coding sequence ATGGCCAAAATTCATGTGCTGGACGAGCATATTGCCAACCAGATTGCTGCCGGGGAAGTGGTGGAGCGGCCGGCTTCTGTTGTAAAGGAGCTGGTGGAGAACGCAATTGACGCCGGCAGCACCCGTATTGAGGTCACCGTGGAAGAAGGCGGTCTGCAGAGTATCCGCGTCAAAGACAACGGCTCGGGCATTGAAGCAGAGGATTGCGAGACTGCATTCTACCGCCATGCGACCAGCAAGATTGCCAGCGGCCGCGACCTGTTCCAGATTACAAGCCTCGGGTTCCGGGGAGAGGCACTGCCCAGTATCGCGGCGGTATCTAAGGTTACGCTGCTTACGGCAAGCGGCGATGACGGCAAGGGGCGGCAGCTTGCGATTGAAGGCGGGCGGCTGATTACAAATGAAGATCAGCCTGCCGGCAAGGGCAGTGATATGGCTGTGCGTGAATTGTTTTATAATACTCCGGCAAGGCTGAAATATATGAAAAGTATCCAGACGGAGCTTGGGCATATATCGGATGCTATGTACCGGATGGCGCTGGCGCACCCTGATATTTCCTTTACGCTGCATCATAACGGCAACCAGCTGCTGCATACGCTCGGCAACGGCGATCTGCTTCAGGTCATCGCTGCGGTCTACGGCACCTCTGCCGCCAAAGCGATGCTGCCGGTCAGCGCGGAGGACCCGGATTATAAGATCAGCGGATATATCAGCCGCCCGGAATGGACCCGTTCCAACCGGAATGCGGTAACAACCATCGTCGGCGGACGTTATATCCGCAGCAACGGGCTGAATGCGGCCATTCTGCGTGCGTATCATACGCTCCTGCCGATTAACCGTTATCCGCTGCTGGTGCTTAAGCTGGAGATGCATCCCTCGCTGGTTGATGTCAACGTGCATCCGGCCAAGCTGGAGGTACGCTTCAGCAAGGAGAATGAGCTGTACACCTTCGTAGAGCAGGAGCTGCGCAAGGTGCTGCTCGGCCAGGATCTGATTCCCCGCCCCGGCCGGGAAACAGTCGGTGGAAAGGGCAGCAGCTCCTTTATACAGGAGCAGTTCGCCTTTTCCAAGGGCACTGCACCGGCGGGGCAGGCAGAATCTGCTGCGGCCGCCCAGCCATCGACAGGCGGTGCACCAGCTGCGCAGCCTCCCGGCCTGTCCGGAGGCAGCTACGTACCTCCGGCCGGCCCGGGCAGCGGCGCGCCGTTGTTCAGCGGCAGCCCCGCCAATCCGGCCCGGCATTCCGGCGGTAGTGAGAGCCGCCTGCCTGCGCCCGGCGGCGGCACTGATCAGCTGGCCGCGCAGCCCGGCCAGTCCCCGGCCTTCCAGCCGCAGGCCAGGGAGAGTGCCGCTGTCTACAGCGGCAGCTTCCCGCAGGCAGCGGCGCGGCCGCGCAGTGAAGGAGGCGGCAGCTACCGCCAGCCGCCGGCGGCAATGCCGGCACGCGGCAGCCTGCCGTCAGCGGAAGAGCTGTATGCCCCGAGCGGAAATGCCGATCACGGCCTCCCGCAGTTTCCCGAGCTGAATTATATCGGCCAGCATCACGGCACTTATATTATTGCCCAGAACGACAGCGGGCTCTATCTGATTGACCAGCACGCTGCGCATGAGCGGATTAACTACGAATATTATTATGAGAAGTTCGGGCGTCCGGAGGATGCCTCGCAGGAGCTGCTCCTGCCCATCACAATGGAGTTCACGCCGTCCGAGAGCCGCCAGCTCAGTGAGCGGCTGCACTGGTTCGAGAAGGCCGGGGTGTACCTGGAGCATTTCGGTGGCCAGACATTTCTGGTCCGTTCCCTGCCTTACTGGTTCCCTGAAGGAGACGAAAAGGCGCTGGTCGAGGAGATGGCCGAGTGGGTACTCAGTGAACGGTCGATTGATCTGGCCAAGCTGCGCGAGAAATCCTCAATCCTCTGCTCCTGCAAGGCTTCAATCAAGGCCAATCAGAAGCTGACAGAGCCGGAGGTTGATGCGCTGCTCTCCCGGCTGGCGGCCTGCAAGCAGCCTTATACCTGTCCGCACGGCCGGCCGATTGTTGTATCCTTCTCCGCTTATGATCTGGAGAAGCTGTTCAAGCGGGTTATGTAG
- a CDS encoding PBP1A family penicillin-binding protein: MSRDEISRTNNRNRQTGSAKSAGKPKPKKKKKFLTKKRVLWSLFFAMALAIFCALGGYLFIMLNGQKLLNENQDKLTVNPPTQIFDRNANLIAELSLEKSDPVEHDDIPEQLINAFVATEDKRFFEHKGVDFWSIGRAAVKDIAARSMVEGGSTITQQLAKNIFLTRDKTFFRKATEVSIAVALENSKTKDDIITMYLNRIPFGGTIYGIKAASIRYFGKSNLQDLDLWEMATLAAMPKGPSRYNPLRNPELSKERRGVVLQLMYEQGYITQQEMDEAKVVDYNYKPPESKQRYQAFIDFAIDEAEERFGLTEDDLNIGGYKIYTTMDKHAQETVEDAFADSDNFEESVDDELVQGSMTIINQENGSIVALMGGRNYEKKGFSRVNDSRRSPGSSIKPVVAYAPALESGKFTSSSMLSNEKQCFGSYCPNNLHGYSSTISMSTAITKSENIPAVWLLNEIGVNTGFQFAKKLGINLSDDDKNLALALGGVSQGTNTLEMAQAYSAFASGGELREAYSIKSIENSDGDTVYRANTTPERVMSEQTAYQMTEMMQEVVTDGTGKKAKINRPVAGKTGTTQSGYSGISSNRDVWFVGYTPEWTAAVWMGYDKPSKTHLLKNSSPLAAAFWGKVMEEALEGVPAKSFPSPSGSNDDKVEPTETPEAVQPVSGLSAAYDPSTMTVNLSWAPAQAEGVEYRIYRRETSEREFTALLNTVSPTVGDISAMPGLTYEYYVTAYYSELGQESEPSDTVTVAVQDEMPTMEPEPTLDPNLPTDDPGNGNNGNGNGNGEGNGNNNGNGNGNNGNDNGNGNGNGNGNNGNGNGNGGGQPVNTPEPLPTLAPATPAPTAPPEAVPGSGNAGPDSGAEAVTDPAAGMAEGYGSIQ, translated from the coding sequence ATGTCCAGAGACGAAATATCAAGGACAAACAACAGAAACAGACAGACGGGCTCTGCGAAATCCGCAGGAAAGCCTAAGCCCAAGAAAAAGAAAAAGTTTTTAACCAAAAAGCGTGTATTATGGAGTTTGTTTTTTGCGATGGCCCTGGCGATTTTTTGTGCGCTTGGCGGATATCTGTTCATTATGCTGAACGGGCAGAAGCTGCTGAATGAGAACCAGGACAAGCTGACGGTGAATCCGCCGACACAGATTTTTGACCGGAATGCGAATCTGATCGCCGAGCTGTCACTGGAAAAAAGTGATCCGGTAGAGCATGATGATATCCCGGAACAGCTGATTAACGCCTTTGTGGCTACTGAAGACAAACGCTTTTTTGAACACAAAGGGGTAGACTTCTGGTCAATCGGCCGCGCGGCGGTTAAGGATATTGCAGCACGCAGCATGGTAGAGGGCGGCAGTACGATCACCCAGCAGCTGGCCAAAAATATCTTTTTAACCCGGGATAAGACCTTCTTCCGCAAAGCGACAGAGGTTTCGATTGCGGTTGCGCTGGAAAACTCGAAAACCAAAGACGATATTATTACGATGTATCTTAACCGGATTCCGTTTGGCGGCACGATTTATGGCATCAAGGCGGCTTCCATCCGTTATTTCGGCAAGAGCAATCTGCAGGACCTGGATCTTTGGGAAATGGCGACACTGGCGGCAATGCCGAAGGGGCCTTCCCGTTACAATCCGCTCCGCAATCCGGAGCTGTCCAAGGAACGCCGCGGTGTAGTGCTTCAGCTTATGTATGAGCAGGGCTATATCACCCAGCAGGAAATGGACGAAGCTAAAGTGGTGGATTATAACTATAAGCCGCCGGAAAGCAAGCAGCGCTACCAGGCCTTTATTGATTTTGCAATTGATGAGGCTGAGGAACGGTTCGGACTGACGGAAGACGATCTGAACATCGGGGGCTACAAAATCTACACTACCATGGATAAGCATGCCCAGGAGACGGTAGAGGATGCGTTTGCCGACAGCGATAATTTTGAGGAAAGCGTCGACGATGAGCTGGTTCAGGGCTCGATGACGATCATCAATCAGGAGAACGGCAGTATCGTTGCCCTGATGGGCGGACGCAATTATGAGAAAAAAGGCTTCAGCCGCGTGAATGACAGCCGCCGTTCTCCGGGTTCGTCGATTAAGCCGGTCGTTGCTTATGCACCGGCTCTGGAATCCGGCAAGTTCACAAGCTCTTCGATGCTGAGCAACGAGAAGCAGTGCTTCGGAAGCTACTGCCCGAACAATCTGCACGGATACTCGTCAACGATCAGCATGAGCACGGCCATTACGAAGTCGGAGAATATTCCGGCAGTCTGGCTGCTGAATGAAATCGGTGTGAATACCGGCTTCCAGTTTGCCAAGAAGCTTGGCATTAATCTCAGCGATGATGACAAAAACCTGGCACTGGCGCTCGGGGGCGTATCGCAAGGTACGAATACGCTGGAAATGGCCCAGGCTTACAGCGCTTTTGCGAGCGGCGGTGAGCTGCGTGAGGCTTACTCCATCAAGTCGATTGAGAACAGCGACGGAGATACGGTCTATAGAGCCAATACAACGCCTGAGCGGGTTATGAGCGAGCAGACAGCCTATCAGATGACCGAGATGATGCAGGAGGTCGTAACGGACGGTACCGGTAAAAAAGCAAAGATTAACCGTCCGGTTGCCGGCAAGACCGGTACTACGCAGAGCGGCTACTCCGGCATCAGCTCCAACCGTGACGTCTGGTTCGTCGGCTACACTCCGGAATGGACCGCAGCGGTCTGGATGGGTTATGACAAGCCGAGCAAAACGCATTTGCTGAAGAACAGCAGTCCGCTGGCGGCGGCCTTCTGGGGCAAGGTGATGGAAGAGGCGCTGGAAGGGGTTCCGGCCAAATCCTTCCCGTCCCCATCAGGTTCTAATGATGATAAAGTTGAACCGACGGAAACACCGGAGGCTGTGCAGCCGGTAAGCGGGCTGTCAGCTGCTTACGATCCGTCCACGATGACCGTCAATCTGAGCTGGGCACCTGCACAGGCTGAAGGCGTGGAATACCGGATTTACCGGCGTGAGACTTCGGAGCGCGAATTTACAGCGCTCCTGAATACTGTATCGCCGACTGTAGGTGATATCAGCGCTATGCCGGGCCTTACCTACGAATACTACGTTACAGCCTATTATTCTGAGCTGGGCCAGGAAAGCGAGCCATCTGACACGGTTACTGTTGCTGTTCAGGATGAGATGCCGACCATGGAACCGGAACCGACACTTGATCCGAATCTGCCGACTGACGATCCCGGAAACGGAAATAACGGCAACGGGAACGGTAATGGCGAAGGAAACGGCAATAATAACGGCAACGGTAACGGG
- the miaA gene encoding tRNA (adenosine(37)-N6)-dimethylallyltransferase MiaA: MTTETKLKVLVLLGPTAVGKTRLSLELSEAYNAEVISGDSMQVYRGMDIGTAKISTAEMNGIPHHLIDIHDPEEAYSAAEFQEQGKRLIAEISGRGRLPFIVGGTGLYIESLCYGFRFSEAVADEAFRAELDAYAEAHGAEALHARLAAVDPASAERLHPNDRRRIIRALEIHHQTNTTLSAAKAEQTRQSPYELCLIGLTMDRKILYKRIEDRIDQMLEQGLIAEVQGLLDKGYHRSMVALQGLGYKEIAAYLEGELSYDEAVTLLKRDTRRFAKRQLSWFRHMKEIEWIEDFNEQNYPGNLAKIREIISRKLDI, from the coding sequence TTGACAACTGAGACAAAACTTAAGGTGCTGGTACTGCTGGGCCCGACGGCTGTCGGCAAAACCCGGCTGAGCCTGGAGCTGTCTGAAGCCTACAATGCCGAAGTCATCTCCGGCGACTCCATGCAGGTGTACCGCGGCATGGATATCGGCACAGCCAAAATCAGCACAGCGGAAATGAACGGAATCCCCCATCACCTGATTGATATCCATGATCCGGAGGAGGCCTACTCGGCCGCTGAATTCCAGGAGCAGGGCAAACGGCTGATTGCGGAAATCAGCGGACGGGGCCGGCTGCCGTTTATCGTTGGCGGAACAGGGCTGTACATTGAGTCGCTGTGCTACGGCTTCCGGTTCTCTGAGGCGGTTGCAGACGAAGCGTTCCGTGCCGAGCTGGATGCCTATGCGGAAGCACACGGGGCCGAGGCGCTGCATGCCCGGCTTGCCGCCGTGGACCCGGCCAGCGCGGAGCGGCTGCACCCGAATGACCGCCGCCGGATTATCCGGGCGCTGGAAATTCACCATCAGACGAACACCACCCTGTCCGCCGCCAAAGCGGAGCAGACCAGACAATCGCCCTACGAGCTGTGCCTGATCGGTCTGACCATGGACCGGAAGATCCTGTACAAGCGGATTGAGGACCGGATCGACCAGATGCTGGAGCAGGGGCTGATCGCCGAAGTACAGGGGCTGCTGGATAAAGGCTATCACCGCAGCATGGTCGCCCTGCAGGGGCTCGGATACAAGGAAATTGCCGCGTATCTGGAGGGGGAGCTGAGCTATGATGAAGCTGTGACCCTGCTGAAGCGCGATACCCGGCGGTTCGCCAAGCGCCAGCTGTCCTGGTTCCGCCATATGAAGGAAATCGAATGGATCGAAGATTTTAACGAGCAGAACTATCCTGGCAATCTTGCAAAAATACGTGAGATTATCTCCCGCAAGCTTGATATATAG
- a CDS encoding class I SAM-dependent methyltransferase — MIITTGFDPIPEIIQRAKALAEHTGTKFIPRGKLSVRRLVERYGDEDILVILQEAVRLITPGTPPMEFHPSMGFVRAKRILKGEPDAMLEAARMEPGDSVLDCTAGLGSDSLLFAVLGGESSTVTALESSLPLYALLSEGMKHYTSGQVKVNEALRRIQVVHSEHLEYLRGLPDKSMDIVYFDPMFRVPLMDSSAISPLRQFANTAALSEESVAEALRVARKTVLLKEKALSGEFNRLGFTELLRGSAKISYGVIHIDN, encoded by the coding sequence ATGATTATAACGACGGGCTTTGACCCGATACCGGAAATTATTCAGCGGGCCAAGGCGCTGGCAGAGCATACCGGAACGAAATTTATCCCGCGCGGGAAATTATCTGTAAGGCGGCTGGTTGAGCGCTACGGGGACGAGGATATTCTGGTGATCCTCCAGGAGGCGGTCCGGCTCATTACACCGGGCACGCCGCCGATGGAATTTCATCCGAGTATGGGCTTTGTCCGGGCCAAGCGGATTCTGAAAGGTGAACCGGATGCCATGCTGGAAGCAGCCCGTATGGAGCCCGGCGACAGTGTGCTGGACTGCACGGCTGGCCTCGGCAGCGATTCCCTGCTGTTCGCAGTTCTCGGCGGGGAGAGCTCCACTGTTACCGCGCTGGAAAGCTCGCTTCCGCTGTATGCGCTGCTCTCGGAAGGCATGAAGCACTATACTTCAGGGCAGGTAAAGGTAAACGAAGCGCTGCGCCGCATCCAAGTGGTGCATAGCGAGCACCTGGAATATTTGCGCGGGCTGCCGGACAAGAGCATGGACATCGTTTATTTTGACCCGATGTTCCGCGTGCCGCTGATGGATTCGTCAGCCATCTCGCCGCTGCGCCAATTCGCCAACACCGCCGCTCTTTCAGAGGAGTCGGTTGCCGAGGCGCTGCGTGTAGCCCGCAAAACCGTCCTGCTCAAGGAGAAGGCGCTGAGCGGCGAATTCAACCGGCTTGGCTTCACAGAGCTGCTGCGCGGGAGCGCCAAAATATCGTACGGGGTGATCCACATTGACAACTGA